The genomic region AGTTAGTTTATTAAAATGCTTTTTTCACAATTTTATTATATTTGAAGAGTAGTGGAATATATGAATCCACGTTTCTTGAAGCAAGGTAATTACGTTAGCCTGATTGCATCGCTTATTATATTATTTGGACTAATTTACCTTGAAATTGAAGGGATAAGTTACGCTCTTTCGTCGACTTTTCTGATTCTCATGTGGATCGTTTGGCTTTTGGCATTGTCGTCTTTTACAGAGAAGGGGGTTAAGGGGGCGGAAAGCCTCGCCTCTCTGAGGCGGGGATGGATAGCCCCCTTATATTTAAATACTTCTTTGTCAAAATTTTCTTTTGATGGCTAGGAGGGTTAAAGCGATCAGAGCTAGTGTTTCGATGAAGATCGCTCTATCTGATTCCCTCCTAGCCCTTGTTAATAACTACGTTAGAGCACTCCGTTTCACCCTATTCTGGCTGAAGGAAAATGTGAAAAACCCGGAAGAGAAGGGAGTGCTTTCGAAAGTCCACGAGGAGTTGTATGAGAAGTTAAGGGAGGAGTATAATCTACCGTCAAAGGTTGCTGAGGATTGTTATAGGGATGCCCTTTCAATATACAAGGGGTGGTATAATAATCCTAAAAAGGGGCGTTTCCCAAGAGTGTATAAACCTGCGGTATGGTTAACGCCTAAAGCGAGTTATAGCATGAACTTCGAGAGAATGATTGTTAGGATAGCAAGTGTCGGCGAGCTATCAATTCTGGGTTATCCTAGAAACCTCAAGGAGTACTTAAGCTGGAAAATGAGGGAGGCTAGGTTAGTGGTTAAGGATGGGAATGCTTTCCTCAAGGTCGTTTTTGAGAAAAAAGGAGAGAAGGTTAAGCCAAAGGAAAGTGTTGCAGTTGATATTAATATGGCTGAAGTAGTCGTAGGGAAGGACGACAAACACTACGTTAGGATTCCCACTCGTCTCGAAGAGGTTCACCACTGGAAGTCTTTAGCTGAGAATTTGCAGAGAAAATACCCAAGGAGATGGAAAGAGAATAAGAGGATCCTTCACAGGATTCATTCCTTCCATCAAAAGGCTAAGCGTATTATGGAGGATTTTGCTAGAAAAGTGGGGAAATGGGTTGTTGAAATTGCTAAGGGTTTTGGTTCTAACATCATTAATTTGGAGAACCTCAGGAACCTCCTCAAGAATGTTAACAATCTACCTAAGGAGTTTCGTGATAAACTGTATCTTATGCAGTATCGTCGTATTCAGTATTGGATTGTTTGGCAAGCTAAGAAACACGGTATTCTAGTTGAGTTTGTTAATCCTAGTTATTCTTCTGTTTTGTGTCCTAGGTGTGGTAGAAGGATGGAAGAAAGGGGATATCGTTGGTTTAAGTGTTCTTGCGGTTATGAGAATGATCGTGATGTAATTGCTGTAGTTAATCTAAATGGGAGGGGGTCTCTGAGCCTCTCGACTGCCCCTCAAATGAGAGATGTAAGAGCGAATCGATGAGGGGAACCCTCGCTGGCGGGGAGGAAGTCAGATATTATCATCTAGCAAGGTTAGAGAAACCTAAGATAATGGACTATTTTGCTATTCTAGCTATTATAATAACTCTTGCAGGACTTATTATAGCAACTTTTCTTAGAGAGTTTCTTGGAATTGAAATAATTGTTGTAGGATATACCTTTGAACCTATAGCCGGAATTTCCATATACTTAACGGCAAATAAGATAAACAAGGTATTCTCATCATTATTCTTCTGGGGCGCCGTAATCTTTACTGCAGGACTTCCTTTATATCTAGTTAATTTCGGTTATTTATCGATAATTGGAGACGTGATAAAAATGCTGGGCATAATAGGTTTACTGTCCTTGAGTAGAAAGGTAAAGGCTTAGATAAATTATTATGGCTGTTAGAATAGAGTAATAATATGCAAGTTTATTCCGTAATGAACGATCAGATGTGCGTAGGCAATACAATAAATTCACAGTCATATGATATTATCGTAGATAATGATAGTGGGATCTTTATAAAATTCTCTCAGTTATCCTTTTCCGTAGAA from Acidianus ambivalens harbors:
- a CDS encoding RNA-guided endonuclease TnpB family protein, with the protein product MARRVKAIRASVSMKIALSDSLLALVNNYVRALRFTLFWLKENVKNPEEKGVLSKVHEELYEKLREEYNLPSKVAEDCYRDALSIYKGWYNNPKKGRFPRVYKPAVWLTPKASYSMNFERMIVRIASVGELSILGYPRNLKEYLSWKMREARLVVKDGNAFLKVVFEKKGEKVKPKESVAVDINMAEVVVGKDDKHYVRIPTRLEEVHHWKSLAENLQRKYPRRWKENKRILHRIHSFHQKAKRIMEDFARKVGKWVVEIAKGFGSNIINLENLRNLLKNVNNLPKEFRDKLYLMQYRRIQYWIVWQAKKHGILVEFVNPSYSSVLCPRCGRRMEERGYRWFKCSCGYENDRDVIAVVNLNGRGSLSLSTAPQMRDVRANR